A genomic segment from bacterium encodes:
- a CDS encoding YIP1 family protein, with protein MTNDLNAANATVETNSMSPWSMLVSIFYEPTKVFRAIKEKPTWVLPLIVFLVTMTAAAYFMMPAIQKAQIDYIERSDTYTAEQKAEIKSQMEAGQGFQWIGVISSPIVWTIAIFLTLGVTMLMGNVIFGGKARFAQVFSVVVLSFMTWVISSIVKTPLIVAKNSVDVRTSLAILLPGETTSGVLYTLLNTYTDVFIVWQMILLVIGVKVVYEFATQKAVLTVLTPTLVFALISAGIAMLVP; from the coding sequence ATGACAAACGATCTTAATGCTGCCAACGCAACAGTTGAAACAAATTCGATGTCACCGTGGTCTATGTTAGTGAGCATATTCTACGAGCCGACAAAGGTCTTTCGCGCAATCAAGGAGAAGCCGACTTGGGTCCTTCCGTTAATTGTGTTTCTGGTCACTATGACAGCGGCGGCATATTTCATGATGCCCGCGATACAGAAGGCACAGATCGATTACATCGAGAGGTCGGATACTTACACTGCCGAGCAGAAAGCGGAAATCAAATCGCAGATGGAAGCCGGGCAGGGATTTCAGTGGATCGGCGTTATTTCTTCTCCCATAGTTTGGACAATCGCGATATTCCTGACGCTTGGCGTGACAATGCTGATGGGCAATGTGATCTTCGGGGGCAAGGCACGATTTGCGCAAGTTTTTTCAGTAGTTGTACTGTCTTTCATGACGTGGGTCATTTCCAGTATTGTGAAGACGCCTCTGATCGTCGCCAAGAACTCGGTAGACGTGCGAACATCACTGGCAATTTTGTTGCCGGGCGAAACCACTTCAGGAGTTCTTTATACACTGCTAAACACATACACCGACGTTTTCATTGTCTGGCAGATGATTTTGCTGGTTATCGGCGTGAAGGTAGTTTACGAGTTTGCCACTCAGAAGGCAGTGCTGACCGTGCTCACACCGACATTAGTTTTTGCGCTTATATCTGCCGGCATAGCGATGCTGGTTCCGTAA